CGGCCAGGGGAGACATTCCGTCTTGATTAATAATTCACTAATGACAAGTCATGGACAACAACATACAGCAACGCATCACCGCCAGCTTCAACAAACAGGGGTTGATGCATACCCTGGACGCCAAATTGGCGCTGATACAGGCAGGAGAAGTACATATCACCGTACCATTTTCGGCACATCTATCGCAGCAACACGGCTATTTACATGCCGGCGCCGTTACCAGCATTGTTGACAGCGCTTGCGGTTATGCCGCACTGACTATGGCGCCGACCGGATATGAAGTGGTCACTGCCGAATTTAAAATCAATCTGCTGCGCCCCGCGCTTGGCCCAGCCTTTATCGCAATCGGGAAAGTTCAGAATGCGGGCAAGCTGCTAACCGTATGCACCGGGGAAGTTCGCAAGCTGGACGACAATGGCACCGTTGGCAAAACCGTTGCGTTGATTCAGGCCACCATCGTCAACGTCGTGCACAACGGTTAAACCGCAGGAGCGTCTCCATGCCGCAGACCATTGAGATCATCACAACCGATGGATACCGGTTGCAAGCGAACGTATGGCACCATGCACAAACCAGTTCGCGCAGTCCTGTGGTCATCATCAATAGCGCCACATCAGTGCGCTGTCGATACTACGACAGGTTTGCCCAGGCATTGCACGCCCGGGGCTGCTCGGTGCTGACCTACGACTATCGCGGCATCGGCGATTCAAAGCATGGGACTTTGCGCGGCCTTGCCGCAGGATGGCTCGATTGGGGCCAGGCGGATTTTGAAGCGGTGCTTCAATACGTCCACGCCCAATTTTGCCATTCTCCCATCTATGTCGCAGGCCATTCGATTGGCGGATTCCTGATCGGACTGGCACCATCGGCACATTTGATCGAGCGCATTTTTACCATGGGCGCGCAATACGCCTATTGGCGCGACTATGCCCGCCGGTCACGTATCCGTATGATCCTCCAATGGCATATCGCCATGCCGCTACTGGCAAGGGTATTCGGATTCGTGCCGGCCAAACGTCTGGGTTGGATGGAAGACACCCCCAAAGGTGTGGCTATGGATTGGGCCGGCATGGGCTCCCGATTTGAATTGTCTATCGGTCGCAAATACGGCAAAACACTTGCCGAAATAAGCCTGCTGCCAGCGCACTTTCGGCAAGTGAAGGCAGCGGTGCTGGCGCTGGGTGTCGATGACGATCCCTTTGGTACACCAGCGGCACTGGACAGAGTGCTTGACTACTACAGCGGTTGCGAGCGATATCATCTGCGGATATCTCCCGCCGGCACTGAACATAAGACAATCGGTCATTTCGCATTCTTTCACAGCAGCTACGCTGACTCACTATGGCCCATTGCCTTTGACTGGCTTCTTGATGGAGCCATTGAGCCAGCAAGGGGTACGATCGTTAGTCATTGGAGTAAACAAGAGGCCCACCCGAACCCCTGACGCGCACCCAGGTCGGCACAATGATTACCGCCTGGACATGGCCGTGGTTGTCGCAAGTGGCCATAAGCCGAGGCTTTTGTCACGCCACGTTCCATTGGCCTCCAGACATGATTCGCCAATGAGCATTTGAGTTGCAACCAGCAAAATGGCGGGCAGTGTCAGGTTTAACGCACGCCAGTCGCCGTCTTCGCAATCAACATTTTCTTCAATCATGGGAAAAGTGGTGGTAAGCAGCCATCGGGCACCCGAGGCCCGGAAGTTGGCGAGTGCAGCATCAATATGAGCGAACGACAGATGCACCAGACAATCGCGACAAAGTATCAAATCGGCTGTCGGCAAAGGGTTCACCGTGATATCTGCCACCATGAAACGATGGGCCTCATTGCCTGTCCATTGGTGGATATTTTGTTCAATAAGCGATGGTACGATATCAATCCCGGTATACACGATGCCGGTTGTTATCTCTCTTACCCAATTTGCATCACCGCAGGCGCATCCAAAATTGATTGCACGCCCAGATGATCGAAGAGTCCGGGCAGACGGTTGCGAATTGCCTCTGTAGCCGGGCGCTCCGAGCCCAGCCCCGAAACAGAACCGCCCCCCCACATATTGATTTGCTCAATCCGCTTGAACCGCTCTGCCAGCGAGAGGCCTTCAAAGGATTCGCGATATTGCTGAAAACGCAAATGTGCCATCACGGGTTCACGATCTTTGTATTGCATCACAACTTCCTTCCGTTTGCGCCAGGAACGGCTTGCCCGACAAAGCGCGAGATTATGTGCGTGCCCGAGCTGCGTCCGCCTCAAGCTGCACTGCCATTGTGGTAACGATGCCTGCCCGCCAGTGTCAGCTGATCAATACGATAAATACTAGCAAAATATTATTGATAACGCTCAATGAAATGTATTGCAGATTTGTCCCGGCGTGCTTTCAATGCGGGACAGGACACTTCTGACTGTGGCGGCAATGCGCAATCGCGCACGTGTTGTACGCTCTTGCGTATACAGATTCAGATACCAGACGGTATTGCTGCGGTCAGGCCGTAGGCACGGTGCCGCCATCAATCACGTATTCGGTGCCGGTAATCGAGCCTGCCCTGGGAGAAACCAGGAAGGCAATAAGATCGGCTACTTCCTGCGGCTTGGCTGGACGCCCTAACGGAATCCCGCCGAGCGCGTCCATGATTATTTTTTGTCCTCCCTCATAATCGGTATTGTTGCTTTGCGCCAGCCGGGTAACCAGCCGCGAGGCTGCCTCGGTTTCAATCCAGCCTGGCGATACCCGGATAACGCGCACACCTTTTGGGGACACTTCTTTTGACAGGCTCTTGCTGTAGGTAGCCAGTGCAGCCTTTGCGGCGGCATAGGCCGTTGTCGATTCCGGCAATGGCAGTTCATGCTGAATGGACGTAACATGAATTACCACCCCCGCTCCTTGCTTGACCATGAACGGCACCAAGGATCGATCAATACGGACAGCCGGCATCAGATTCAGATTCAGCTCCTGTTGCCAATGCTGGTCATTCAACGCCACATGACCGCCAGGTGGCGCACTTGATCCGCCAACAACATGAATGAGAAAATCAACACCACCCCATTGCTCCAGTACGGCATCGCATACCGCAGCGCATCCGTCTGGCGTTGCAACATCTGCTGCAATGTAGGATATATTGTCCGGCGCACGATCGGGTACCTTGCGGGCAGTGGCAATAATGCGCACACCCTGCTCATGCAACGCCTTGACAACCGCTGCGCCCACTCCCGCGGTGCCACCGGTCACCAACGCCCGGCACCCTTCAATATTCAGCTCAAAGCTCATGGGGTAATCTCCAGCGAGGCGATTTTATTGTTTTCCAGTACGAAGCGATACCGGATATGAATTGGACTGCCTGGAAAATTGCCTTGCAGACGACTGGTGACGATAATTTGCCGGTCTTGTTCGGTCACATCGAAAGGCTCAGACGTATACTCGTATTTTGCAGTCGCTTCAGCACGCCAGCGCTCAATGGCAGCGCGTCCGTTATACGTGTGCTTTTCATCTATAACGATACCTTGTTCAGTAAAGCAATCGGCTAGCGCCTTGCCGTTATCTTTGTCGGCATCGAAATAGGCCTGTATCGGTTCTGGTAAATGGATGGGCATTCAAGTTCTCCGTGCAAGAGGGGTAAACAAAAATCGACAGCTTTCATTTGATTTTTGAACATACTGGCACTAAACTTACTTTTCAACAAGTACGCACTAAAAAGTAAGTGTTAAAAATATGCACCATTGACTCGCAGGGAAATGACCATGAACCTACCCCGACCCGTATATACCGTTGACACCGCGGCCGATGGCGTTGAGCAGGCAATTCGCGTGCTGGAAGGACGCTGGAAGCTGCTCATTTTATTTCGCCTTTTTGGCGGAAATTTACTGCGCTTTTCTGAACTCGAACGCACGCTACCCGGCATTTCCCAGAAGATGTTGATTCAGCAACTGCGCCAATTGGAAACCGATGGCATCGTGCGCCGCATTGATCACCAGGAGGTGCCGCCCAAAGTGGAATATGGCCTGACCGAATGGGGCCAGGCGCTGTGCCCTGCCCTGGATTCACTGCTCAAATGGGCTGAACAGCGTCCCTGAGCGCGGCGAATAAGCGTTCTGTCCGCGCGCCTAGAGCGTTCACCTAAAAACGATCGAGCCACGTAATTGCCCGATAGCGATACGTCGCCAATGGCCGCTGCGGCGGCCGATATGAGATAGATAGACAAGCAGATAGAGAATGAACAGGCAACAAAAAACCCGCAGCACACAATGCTTGCGGGTCTGATGACATTATCTGGTTAGTGACAAAATTTAAAAGACTTGAAAAAACCCTGAAAATGTTGCCAGCTAATGAGCTGAAATGCGCTAGCTAATGAGCTGAAAAAGCCGCAGGGCCAGATAAAGCTGTAATAAATGAAACTGGTAGGCAGTACTGGATTCGAACCAGCGACCTCTACGATGTCAACGTAGCGCTCTAACCAACTGAGCTAACCGCCTTCAAGAAAGAAGAGAATTCTAACACCGTATTGCCTGGCTTGTCCACATTTTCAAGCCATAAAGGCAAACAATTTCTTCAGATTGTCTCAATCACGGGATATGCTCCTGGATTGGTAACCAATACCAGAGTCTACGGTCCCATAAATCTGGACTTTGCTACCACTGCGCCCGCTATCGGCCGCGTTACTGGCGCAACCACCGAGCAGACCAACACCCAGTATAAGGGCCAGAGTGCATATCATCGCTTTCATAATAGTTCCTTTATGTGCTTCATTACCCACCGGCCCGATCCATTCAGGCGGCAATGATATCCAGTTTGGCAACAGCCAGGGCCAGCGTTTTGGCGCCGGCATCCCTAAATACAATCTCCGCCTGGGCATCTGCGCCCTGTCCGCTTAACCTGATGATTGTTCCATCACCAAAGCGCGCATGACGCACGCCCTGACCGATCCGGTATTGCTTGCCGCTGACGCTGACGCCCGAGCTTAAACTGCGGGCGCCCGCGGTTCTATTCTGCCCGTAGACGGACGCGCATGCGCGTCAACATGCAAACGCATGCCCCAGGAAGGCTCGGCCTGCTCACGCGTACGCGGCGTCAGCCACTTCAGATGATCCTCGGGCAGTTCGTCCAGAAAGCGCGATCGCATCGAGTAGCGCGTCTGTCCATGCAGCATGCGTGCATGCGCCAGACTGATGGTCAGGCGTTCCTTGGCACGCGTAATGGCCACATACATCAGGCGGCGCTCTTCCTGCAGTCCGTCTTCGGCCATCATACTGTTTTCATGAGGGAACAGGCCCTCTTCCACACCGGTGATAAAGACAGAGTCAAACTCCAGTCCCTTGGCAGCATGAATGGTCATGAGTTGCACGGCATCCTGACCGGCCTGCGCCTGGTTGTCACCCGCTTCAAGTGAGGCATGGGACAAAAAAAGCGCCAGCGGTGTGGTCTGTTCCTGAGCAAATGGAGAATCCGGATCGTCTGGTGCGACCGAACGCTCAACCAGGGCCATGGCAGCTTTGCCTTCCAGATTTTCCTCGGCACAGAACGCAGTGGCCGCGTTGATAAGCTCGCCCAGGTTTTCCAGCCGCTCTGCTCCTTCGCGTTCGGCTTCGTAGTGCGTGGTCAAGCCGGAAATATCATTGACGTGCTTGATCAGTTCGGCAAGCGTCAGCGTTTGCGCGGCGTCGCGCAGTGTTTCAATCAATTTGGCAAAGGCCAGTAGCTTGCCGCCGCTGCGACCGGACACCGCCCCTACGGCGTGAATCAGATTACAACCAATCTGACGTGCCGAATCGGTGAGGTTTTCCAACGTTCTGGCGCCGATACCACGCGCCGGAAAATTCACGACGCGCATGAACGAGGTATCATCATCGCCGCTGGCTACTAATCTGAGGTAGGCCAGGACATGCTTGATTTCCTGGCGCTCGAAAAAGCGCAGACCACCGTAGACCTTGTAAGGAATGTGTGCAGAAAAAAGGGCATGTTCAATAGGCCGCGATTGCGCGTTGCTGCGATACAAAACCGCAATTTCGCTGCGCATGCGACCCTCATTAATCTGCGCGCGAATTTCATCCACGACCACTGGGCCTCCAGCAGATCGGTAGGCTGTTCAACAACCCGAAGCAGCTCGCCTTCGCCCCTGTCGGTCCACAGATTTTTGCCAAGACGCTCGGTATTGTGCTCGATCAGCGCATTGGCGGCATCCAGAATGTGGCCAAAAGAACGGTAGTTCTGCTCCAGCCGGATAATATTGTCACCTGCATAGTCGCGCTCAAAAGTGGACATATTGCCCACGTTGGCGCCACGGAAAGCGTAAATGGACTGGTCATCGTCACCCACGGCAAACAGCGACGCATCGCCGCCGGCCAGCAGACAGAGCCACTTGTATTGCAGTGTATTGGTGTCCTGAAACTCGTCGACCAGAATATAACGAAAGCGCCGCTGATAGTGCTCGCGCACCAGAGCATTACGCGACAACAGCTCATAGGCGCGCAGCAGTAATTCGGCAAAATCGACAACGCCCTCGCGCTGGCACTGTTCCTGGTACAGCTGATAAATTTCTGCCAGACGCTTGCGATGCGCATCCCACACTTCAACGTGCTCGGGCCGTTCGCCGTTTTCCTTGGCATTATTGATGAAGCGCTGCACATCCCTGGGGGGAAACTTTTCGTCGTCGATATCATTGGCTTTGATCAGGCGCTTGATAGCTGCCAGTTGATCTGCGATATCGAGGATCTGGAAATTTTGTGGCAGACCGGCATCGCGATAATGCGCACGCAAAAGCCGGTTGCATAAACCGTGGAAAGTGCCCACCCACATGCCGCGGGTATCCACCGGCAACATCGCCGTCAGGCGCGTAAGCATTTCACGCGCCGCCTTATTGGTAAAGGTAACGGCGAGCACGCCGTAAGGACTGACTTTTCCATTCTGGATCAGCCAGGCCATACGGGTAGTGAGTACTTTGGTTTTACCACTACCGGCGCCAGCCAGAACAAGCGTATGTTTACTGGCTGTGGTTACCGCCGCCAGTTGCTCAGGATTTAACTGTCCGATCATGCGGCATAGCGGCGCAGACGGAGAGCAAACTGTTCAAGGCCCTGAATGCCGCTTTGCTGCGCATGCTGGCACCACTGTTGCAGATCACCAAGTAATTGCTCGCTGCTGGCAGTGGAACTTGTCCATACGCGATACAATTCTTCGCGCATATGAACCAGCTTGGCCAGCATCGTGTTTTGCGACAGCATGCTGTCGAGCTCCTGTTTTTCCTGAGGATTTAAGGCCAGGTCGGCCTGTCCAAGGCGCGACTGCACTTTCTGCAGCAGCTCACGTTCCTGGTCGCTGGCGCCAGACTGGGTCAGGCGCTTGATTTCAGACTGAACGGACTGGCGCAGCATGCTGGCGTAACGCGCCATGATTTCATAGCGGTGCGTAATCACACCCTGCAGGGTTTGCTCGGTCACAGAGTCGGACTTGTCGCGGACCAGTTTGAGCTTGGGCGCAACCTTCTTGACCTGAGCCAGGCGTAGTGCCTGCAAGATCCGGATGTAGCCCCAGCCGATATCGAACTCATACCATTTGCTGGAAAACTTGGCGGACGTACCGTAGGCATGGTGATTGTTGTGCAACTCTTCGCCACCGATGATGATGCCGATAGGGAACAAATTGGTGCTGGTGTCGGGACTGGAGAAATTGCGGTAGCCGATATAGTGACCCAGTCCGTTGACCACGCCGGCGGCCCAGAATGGGATCCATGCCATTTGCACAGCCCACACGGTCAGACCAAGCGCGCCGAACAACAGCAGGTCGATGGCCAGCATAGTGAAAATACCCAGTGTGGTGTGGCGGGAATAAACGTTGCGTTCCATCCAGTCATCGGGCGTGCCGTGACTGAAGCGCTTGATGGTCTCTTCGTTGGCGGCCTCTTCACGATAAAGCTCTGCCCCTTTCCACAAGACCCGGTCGATACCGTAGATCATGGGAGAGTGAGGATCGCCTTCACGTTCGCATTTTGCATGGTGCTTGCGGTGGATAGCCACCCACTCGCGCGTGACCATCCCGGTAGTCAGCCAGAGCCAGAAGCGAAAGAAATGCGAAACGACCGGATGCAGATCCAGCCCCCGGTGAGCCTGACTGCGGTGCAGATATATCGTTACCGCTGCAATGGTAATGTGCGTAAGCACCAGCGTGACAAGAATAACTTGCCACCAGCCAAGTTGCAAAAAGCCACCGGAAATAAAATCGAGAATTGTATCCATATACCCTTTAAGGTCTCCTGAGATGCCCGTCGATTGCCGGGCATTGGCCCGCTGCGGCGGGCAGTGTGCCCTTATTCGGGCAGGATGCTGAGCGATATCAAATCGCGCAGGAATTATAACACTATGATTTAACTAAGAAAAAATTAAATTGCCTTTTTTCTTGATTTTGAGCAAGTCGTGAGCAGAATGTCATTATTCTGACACAGTACTGGCTGCTTTTATTTAAATATAGCCCTATTTCCAGTCTGCAATGCGGGTTTATAGGCCGATTGTGTTGCGCAAGGTTACAAACGCACATTCACAGAGAAATTAGCGGGTTTTAAGCGCCTATTTCTCTATTTTAAGACCATTTTGACAACAAGAGGTTCCGGGCGGCAGTAAATTTATTTGCTGCGTTCCAGTACAGCTGCAAAAAAGCCGTCAGTGCCGTGAACATCCGGGCGCAGCTTCAGATAAGGCGTCGTCATGCCCAGGTCAGGGCAGCGGTCTCCCAGTACCGCCTGGGCGTTAAGCAGTGTGAATTCGGGATGCGCTGCCAGAAACGCATCCACCTGCTGTTCGTTTTCCTGCGGCAGCACGCTGCAGGTGGAATACACCAGCCGACCGCCCGGTGCGACACAGCGTGCAGCACTGTTCAGAATGCGCGCCTGCAGTTCAGTCAGTTCCTGCACGCTGGCCGGAGACTGACGCCACTTGAGATCAGGATTGCGCCGCAATGTGCCGACACCGGTACACGGCGCATCGACCAGCACCTTGTCGGCCTTGCCGGCCAGTCGTTTCACACGGGTATCATTTTCGTTCGATATGGCAATCGGCGTCACGTTCGACAGGCCGCTACGGGCGATACGGGGCTTGGCTTTGGCCAGACGCGCAGCCGATACATCCAAGGCATAAAGCGACCGGCCGAGCGCATCAATGCGCCCAGCAACAATGTTTTGCCGCCAGCGCCGGCGCAAAAATCAATCACCATATCGGTACGTTTTGGTCCGACCAGCAGCGCCAGCAACTGACTGCCTTCATCCTGCACTTCCAGCGAGCCGTTTTCGAACAGGGCCCAGCGGGAAATGGCCGGCTTGCCGTTGAGCCGAATGCCCCAGGGCGAATACGGTGTCGGCTGCGGGTCAAACTCGGCCACCGGTGTATCCTTCATTTGGGCCAATACTGTATCCCTGTCGACCTTGAAGGGGTTCACACGCAGATCAAGCGGCGCCTTGGTATTGAGCGCTGCGATCAGGCTTTCAAATTCGTCCAGCTGGCTCATATGTTCGTACAGCCAGTCAGGCAGGCTGGCGCGTATTTCAGGAGCCAGCGAAGCCGGGTCGATGGTGTCCATGCGCAACAGCCAGCTTTTCTCTTCTTCAGAAAGCTGGCCGGCAATGGTGTCCTTGCCCACGACCGAGGCCAGTCCCAGAATGGCCAGGCGCTCCAGCGCAGGCCCTGTACCGCTTTCGGCGTATTGCCGGTAGCGACGCAAATGACGCAGCACATCGAACACCGCCTCGGCCACTTCATTGCGATCGCGTCCGCCCAGCGATTTGTTGGCCCGGAACCAGGCAGACAACACGGCATCTGCCGGATGTTTCCACTTGAGCACTTCGTTCAGAACGTCGCGGATCTGACCCAGGCGAATGGTGTAGACGCCCCGCTGGCGCGCACCGGGCTGAGGTGCGCGCGGCGTGCGTCGGGTGAAATCGGGTTTCACAGAACGGCGTCCTGTGTCTTTTCTAGCGGATTTGATTGTCATAATTTTTGCCTGATTGAACGATATGTCAAATGGGGTATATCAATAGTGAAATATCCGGTGCCGCTGCGAACGATACCGGTAAACGATATACGCGATATATCAGCTGACATATTCCGTGTCTGCGTAAAACTGCTGTAAGGGCAGTTTTTCTGTAAAGCCTACTTTGCCTTGTTCATCCAGAAACACTGCTTTTTGCGCGAGCCAGCGCATGACCTGGGGATAGAGCTTATGCTCCATGACCAGCACCCGCTGCTCCAGGCTCTGGACGGTATCGTCAGCCATGACGGGAACAACCGCCTGAGCGATGATGGGCCCTGGTCCAGCTCGGGAATAACAAAATGCACGCTGCAGCCATGAACACGTACCCCGGCATCCAGTGCCTGCTGGTGAGTATGCAGTCCCGGAAACAGGGCAGAAGTGAAGGATGTATATTGATCAGCCGCCCGGCGTAGTGCTGCACGAACGCATCGCTCAGAATGCGCATGAAGCCGGCGAGCAGCACCAGATCAGGCTGATAGCGATCAATGCATGCGGCCAGCGCCTGATCATACTGAACGCGGGTCTGGCCGCCTGCCGCATCATACACCAGTTGTTCGGTCTGAATACCCTGCGCCCGCGCCCAGACCAATCCTTCGCTGTTGGCACTATGCGAGATGACGGCGCTGATCTTGACATTTGCCATTTGGCTTGCGGCATGCACCAGGCTTTCATATTGGAGCCGCGCCCGGAAATAAGGATGACGACCCGGGCTGCCGCAGGATTTGTTGGTTTCAACTGAACACTTCCGTAATGCTTTCAAGTTTAAAATTGTAAACTGTATGGCGTGAAAAATCCTCTTCAAATCTCCCGTCAGGCTTTTGCCTCGGCTGCCCAAAGCGGCAGCGCCCTTACCATTGGTAATTTCGATGGCGTCCACCTGGGTCATCAGCAGTTGCTCTCGCATGTCGTGCAAACCGCAGCCAGCAAGGCATTGGTGCCGTCAGTCATGACATTTGTGCCGCACCCGCGCGAATACTTCGCCTTGCGCGAACAGCGCCCCGAGCTGGCGCCTACGCGGATCTCAACCCTGCGAGACAAAGTACGCTCCCTGTCGTGTTGCGGCATCCGGCATATTCATATCCGGCGCTTTGACCAGGCATTTGCCCAACAGACGCCGGAACAGTTCATAGAGGATATCCTGGTGCGCCAGTTGGCGGTCAAGTGGCTTTATGTCGGCGAAGACTTCCGCTTCGGCAGCAAGCGACGCGGCAACATTGCCCTGCTGCGCGAAGCCGGTGCACGGTTCGACTTTGAGGTGGAGACGCTGCGCGATGTCCTGGATCCTAATGGCGTGCGCTATTCCAGCTCAGAATTGCGCCATGCGCTGGCCTACGCAGATATTGAACGGGCCAGCGAATTTCTTGGCCACCCCTATCAAATCAGCGGTCATGTGGTGCATGGTCGCAAGCTTGGTCGCACTATCGGCTTTCCGACGCTCAATGTCCGAGTCATGCCGCGCTGCGCCTTGCGCTCGGGCATATACGTCGTCCGGGTGGAGGGACTGGAGGCCGGGCCGCTGGCAGCGATTGCCAGTCTTGGCGTGCGCCCGACCGTCGAAGAGGACGGACAAGTCCTGCTGGAAGTGCATATTCTCGATAAAAACGTATCGGCATACGGTAAACTTATTACAATAAGCTTTTTGCACGCCGTGCGGGACGAAGAAAAATTCCCCGATTTACAAACTCTGACTGACGCCATCCGCCACGATGCGGACGTTGCTCGCAACTACTTTGCTGTCCATGGATTATAAGAACACCCTGAATCTGCCTGAAACCCCCTTCCCGATGCGGGGAAACCTGCCAAAACGCGAACCCGGCTGGGTGCTTGAATGGGAGGAAAAGAAAGTGTACCAGGCGATTCGCAAGGCCTGCGCTGGTCGCCCTGCCTACATTTTGCACGACGGCCCGCCGTATGCGAATGGCGATATTCATATCGGTCATGCGGTCAACAAGATTCTCAAGGACATTATTCTCAAAAGCCGCACGATGGCTGGCTTTGACGCGCCTTATGTCCCGGGCTGGGACTGCCACGGCATGCCCATCGAAATCCAGATTGAGAAAAAATACGGCAAGAACCTGCCGGTCGCTGAGGTACAGTCAAAGGCCCGCGCCTATGCCCTGGAGCAGATTGACCGCCAGCGCGCCGACTTCAAACGGCTGGGTGTGCTGGGCGACTGGGAGAATCCCTATCTGACCATGAACTACGGCAATGAAGCCAATGAATTGCGGGCACTGGCGCGCATCATGGAAAAAGGCTACGTGTTCCGCGGCCTCAAACCGGTGAACTGGTGCTTTGACTGCGGCTCGGCCCTGGCTGAAGCGGAAGTGGAATACGCCGACCGCAAGGATCCGGCCATCGACGTGGCCTTTCCCTTTGCCCAGAAAGATAAACTGGCTGCCGCTTTCGGCCGCGATAGCGTAGAGGATGGCGCCGTCGTCATCTGGACCACAACGCCCTGGACCATTCCCTCCAACCAGGCCCTGAATGTGCACCCGGAAGTGGTCTATGCCCTGGTGCGCCTGAACGAGCCGCTGCCTACCGGCCCATTGTTGCTGCTGGCCAAGGATCGCGTGCAGGCCTGCCTGGAACACTGGCAGTTGCAGGGCTCGGTTATCGCCGAGTGTACCGGGCAGGCGCTGGACCATATTGCGTTCCGCCATCCGCTGGCCACCGCAGACGCCGGCTATGATCGCCTGTCTCCAGTCTACCTGGGTGACTATGTCACGGTGGATACCGGCACGGGTATTGTGCACTCCGCCCCCGCCTACGGTGTAGAAGATTTCCAGTCCTGCAAGGCCAACGGCATGCCGGATGCAGATATCATCAGCCCTGTCATGGGCGATGGCAAATACGTGCCCTCCCTGCCGTTATTCGGCGGCAAGACGATTTGGGAAGCGAACCCGGATATCGTCAAGGCAATGCAGGACGCCGGAACATTGCTGCATGTGGAATCGCTCAAACACAGCTACATGCATTGCTGGCGTCATAAAACGCCTATCATCTATCGCGCAACCAGCCAGTGGTTTGCCGGCATGGATCGCCAGCCCAATGATCACACCGGCACGCTACGCGAAAAAGCACTGGCAGGCATTGACGCCACCGGCTTTTATCCAGCCTGGGGACGCGCCCGCCTGCATGCAAT
Above is a window of Advenella kashmirensis WT001 DNA encoding:
- a CDS encoding class I SAM-dependent methyltransferase: MYTGIDIVPSLIEQNIHQWTGNEAHRFMVADITVNPLPTADLILCRDCLVHLSFAHIDAALANFRASGARWLLTTTFPMIEENVDCEDGDWRALNLTLPAILLVATQMLIGESCLEANGTWRDKSLGLWPLATTTAMSRR
- a CDS encoding bifunctional riboflavin kinase/FAD synthetase; the protein is MKNPLQISRQAFASAAQSGSALTIGNFDGVHLGHQQLLSHVVQTAASKALVPSVMTFVPHPREYFALREQRPELAPTRISTLRDKVRSLSCCGIRHIHIRRFDQAFAQQTPEQFIEDILVRQLAVKWLYVGEDFRFGSKRRGNIALLREAGARFDFEVETLRDVLDPNGVRYSSSELRHALAYADIERASEFLGHPYQISGHVVHGRKLGRTIGFPTLNVRVMPRCALRSGIYVVRVEGLEAGPLAAIASLGVRPTVEEDGQVLLEVHILDKNVSAYGKLITISFLHAVRDEEKFPDLQTLTDAIRHDADVARNYFAVHGL
- a CDS encoding winged helix-turn-helix transcriptional regulator codes for the protein MNLPRPVYTVDTAADGVEQAIRVLEGRWKLLILFRLFGGNLLRFSELERTLPGISQKMLIQQLRQLETDGIVRRIDHQEVPPKVEYGLTEWGQALCPALDSLLKWAEQRP
- a CDS encoding PaaI family thioesterase; translation: MDNNIQQRITASFNKQGLMHTLDAKLALIQAGEVHITVPFSAHLSQQHGYLHAGAVTSIVDSACGYAALTMAPTGYEVVTAEFKINLLRPALGPAFIAIGKVQNAGKLLTVCTGEVRKLDDNGTVGKTVALIQATIVNVVHNG
- a CDS encoding SDR family oxidoreductase, which codes for MSFELNIEGCRALVTGGTAGVGAAVVKALHEQGVRIIATARKVPDRAPDNISYIAADVATPDGCAAVCDAVLEQWGGVDFLIHVVGGSSAPPGGHVALNDQHWQQELNLNLMPAVRIDRSLVPFMVKQGAGVVIHVTSIQHELPLPESTTAYAAAKAALATYSKSLSKEVSPKGVRVIRVSPGWIETEAASRLVTRLAQSNNTDYEGGQKIIMDALGGIPLGRPAKPQEVADLIAFLVSPRAGSITGTEYVIDGGTVPTA
- a CDS encoding alpha/beta hydrolase family protein; this translates as MPQTIEIITTDGYRLQANVWHHAQTSSRSPVVIINSATSVRCRYYDRFAQALHARGCSVLTYDYRGIGDSKHGTLRGLAAGWLDWGQADFEAVLQYVHAQFCHSPIYVAGHSIGGFLIGLAPSAHLIERIFTMGAQYAYWRDYARRSRIRMILQWHIAMPLLARVFGFVPAKRLGWMEDTPKGVAMDWAGMGSRFELSIGRKYGKTLAEISLLPAHFRQVKAAVLALGVDDDPFGTPAALDRVLDYYSGCERYHLRISPAGTEHKTIGHFAFFHSSYADSLWPIAFDWLLDGAIEPARGTIVSHWSKQEAHPNP
- a CDS encoding DesA family fatty acid desaturase; the encoded protein is MDTILDFISGGFLQLGWWQVILVTLVLTHITIAAVTIYLHRSQAHRGLDLHPVVSHFFRFWLWLTTGMVTREWVAIHRKHHAKCEREGDPHSPMIYGIDRVLWKGAELYREEAANEETIKRFSHGTPDDWMERNVYSRHTTLGIFTMLAIDLLLFGALGLTVWAVQMAWIPFWAAGVVNGLGHYIGYRNFSSPDTSTNLFPIGIIIGGEELHNNHHAYGTSAKFSSKWYEFDIGWGYIRILQALRLAQVKKVAPKLKLVRDKSDSVTEQTLQGVITHRYEIMARYASMLRQSVQSEIKRLTQSGASDQERELLQKVQSRLGQADLALNPQEKQELDSMLSQNTMLAKLVHMREELYRVWTSSTASSEQLLGDLQQWCQHAQQSGIQGLEQFALRLRRYAA
- a CDS encoding nuclear transport factor 2 family protein yields the protein MPIHLPEPIQAYFDADKDNGKALADCFTEQGIVIDEKHTYNGRAAIERWRAEATAKYEYTSEPFDVTEQDRQIIVTSRLQGNFPGSPIHIRYRFVLENNKIASLEITP